The Candidatus Desulfofervidus auxilii region TACGACCCCGCAGTCGGCATATTCGGCATGGATGTCTCAGTTTCGCTCAAAAGACCGGGCTTCAGGATAAAAGAACGACGCATTCAACGCAGAAAAATACCCAAAAAGCAGCGAATAACACGAGAAGAAGGCATAAACTTCTTCATTCGTGAGTTCGGTGTGAATGTTATTGAGGAATAATCATAAACATACAGCGAATCCGTTTGTTCTGTTCTTAAGATTTTGCACCGAACATGCGGAGGCTGGGAGAACAAAGGATTATCTCTCTCATTTATTTATCTTTTTAATAAAACTTCCTTTGAATAATCAAAAATTTTAAATGATGATTTTTCATTTTAGAGCGGAGAGAGAAATGCATGAAAACAAAGATGTGGAAGCAAAAAGATTGTTGAAAATGCAAAACAAAAGAAAAAAGAAATTTAAGGAGGTAATAATCTTGGGTGCAGGTGCATCAAAAAGTGAAGGAGCGCCATTACAAAATGAACTATTTAAAGAATTCTTTGAATACTACAAACAGGTTTTATCAAAAGAATTGATAATAGAATATTTTAAGAAGTTTTGGGGCATCGATATTGAAAATTACCAAAATCAGAATATAAAATTCCCTACTTTTGAGGAATGCTTAGGGGTCTTGGATTTAGCCTATTATCGCGGTGAAAGCTTTAAAAGTTATCCTAAGAAAGAAATAGAAGAAATCAGAAATGCCTTAATTTTTCTTATAGCTAAGGTATTAGACGAAAAATTACGAGGACAAATAATCCATCATAAGAAATTGGTCGATAGACTTAAAAACGAAGGAAGTCTGAGGGAAACGGCTTTTCTAAGCCTAAACTATGATATAATTATTGATAATGTTTTGGTAGAGTTATATCCCGAATTCCATCTCGATTATGGAATAGATTTTATAAATTTTGAAAGAGAAAACGATTGGAAAAGACCTGACAAAAATAAAGCAGTGTTACTTTTGAAAATACATGGCTCTTTAAATTGGCTATATTGCCCTACATGTAATCATATTGAACTAACACTGAGAAAAAAGGGAGCTATCAAAGCTTTTTATGAAGTAAAGGAATGTAGTGAATGTAAAACACCAATGGAGCCTGTTATTATTCCTCCAACATTTTATAAGGAAATGACAAATCCATTTATCCAAAAGGTATTTCTAAAAGCAGATAAGGTTCTAAGAAGTGCTGAAAGAATATTCATATGTGGATACTCTTTTCCAGATGCGGATTTGCATATTAAATATTTACTAAAAAGAGCTGAACAATTTAGGGAAGAAACCCCAGAGATATATGTGATTAACAACCATCCAAACAAAACTGAGCAGCAAAAGGATGAAGAAGAGCAGAGAATTAGCAGATTCTTTAAAAACAAAGAAAAGATCCATTACACAGATCTATCGTTTGAAGAATTTGCGAAGAGAGGTGTAGAAAATGTATAAGCAGGCTACTTCATATAATAGCAGACATACGGCTACGCTTCGCTACGCCAAAAATTCGGCAAGGCCGAACTTCGTATGCCTGCGAAAGAAGAAAATTAATAAAAGTAGAACAGGGTGGTTATAATGATAAAGCAAAAACTTGGAAAAATTAAACAAGTCAATTTGAAAGATGTGTTTGAGAAAGAGGATAAAGATTTTACGCCTTGGCTAAACGAGAATCTAAATATTTTGGGGGAAAAAAATTAAATCTGGATATAATTGATAGTAATATAGAAGAAGGCGTTGGGAATTTTAGTTGTGATATAATTGCAAGAGATTCCGATTCAAACAAAATAATTATAATAGAAAATCAGTTCGGAACTACAGACCATGATCATTTAGGTAAAATACTTACTTATGCTGCTGGTAAACAAGCAGGTGTAATAATATGGATCGCAGAAAATTTCAGAGAAGAGCATAAAAAGGCGTTAGAATGGTTAAATGAGAATGTTGATCCAGAGGGAGGCCCATCATTTTTTGGGATTGAGATAAAGTTGATTAAAATAGAGGATTCTCCACCAGCTCCTGATTTTAGAATAGTTGTTAAACCAAATGACTGGGAAAGAATGATTAAAATGTCAAGTCAAACGATGAGTGAAACAGCTAAAAAATATTTGGAATTTTATTCTAAATTAGTAGATGAGTATAAAAAGACCAATCCAAGGTGGAGAAAAGTTAAACCTCAACCACAGAGTTGGTTGAGCTTTGGTGCTGGTAAAAGTGGGTTATCATTTGTGTGGGCATTTAAAAGTAATAACAGATTTGCAATTGAAGTATATATTGATACAGGAGATAAAAATGAAAACGAAAGAATTTTTGAGGAGTTAGAAAAACATAAGGATAAAATAGAGAATGAGATAAAAGGACTTATATGGGAAAGAATGGAGGAAAAAAGGGCATGTAGGATTGCAATTTACAAAAACATCAAAGGTAGTATAAAATACCTTTCCGAAGAGGATTATCCAGAAATTATAGAATGGGCATCTAAAACAATGAAAGAGTTTAGCAATGTGCTATCAAGATATATTAAAAGGGTATAATGCAGGCTTCATGCGGAACACTTCGCCTGCTTTCGCATGCTCGCCCTTCTGGTCTGCTAACAGGAGGATATGTAGCTTGCTTTCGCTCCGCAAAATTGATATTAAGGCGGAGATTTGCCTAAAATGTGGCGTAAGACGACCTCAATGCGTTCTGTTGTGAAAATCCCGAATTAGCTGCTGTTCTCAGTTTCTTTTTCACAGGTTAAGGCAAATATACAATGTCAAATAGGCGAAGAAATCCTAAAATCATAAATATCGTGTTAATATTTGTCCTAATTGGATTTCTGACATATTTTATTGTCTGTATTTGGGGAATAATTGATGCTTACAAAACAGCAGAAAAGATTAATGCTGGATTCAGATATGACCAGATGCGTTTTGTATTTTCTGGTTCTGGTGAGTGAAGTGGTGAACACGATTTCGGTGAGAATTTGTCTTTGGAGACGAGAAGGGAATGTTGAATAGATGGAGAGCAGGGAAAATTTCGGCGAACTGCTGGAGCGAGTGCGTGAAACTTGGAAGCAGCAGGAAATAGAAAAAGAATGGTGTAGAATGGTAAGGCGGGTGCGGAGGGAATGAAAAT contains the following coding sequences:
- a CDS encoding SIR2 family protein, with translation MHENKDVEAKRLLKMQNKRKKKFKEVIILGAGASKSEGAPLQNELFKEFFEYYKQVLSKELIIEYFKKFWGIDIENYQNQNIKFPTFEECLGVLDLAYYRGESFKSYPKKEIEEIRNALIFLIAKVLDEKLRGQIIHHKKLVDRLKNEGSLRETAFLSLNYDIIIDNVLVELYPEFHLDYGIDFINFERENDWKRPDKNKAVLLLKIHGSLNWLYCPTCNHIELTLRKKGAIKAFYEVKECSECKTPMEPVIIPPTFYKEMTNPFIQKVFLKADKVLRSAERIFICGYSFPDADLHIKYLLKRAEQFREETPEIYVINNHPNKTEQQKDEEEQRISRFFKNKEKIHYTDLSFEEFAKRGVENV
- a CDS encoding DUF4268 domain-containing protein → MAKRESKYFGGKKLNLDIIDSNIEEGVGNFSCDIIARDSDSNKIIIIENQFGTTDHDHLGKILTYAAGKQAGVIIWIAENFREEHKKALEWLNENVDPEGGPSFFGIEIKLIKIEDSPPAPDFRIVVKPNDWERMIKMSSQTMSETAKKYLEFYSKLVDEYKKTNPRWRKVKPQPQSWLSFGAGKSGLSFVWAFKSNNRFAIEVYIDTGDKNENERIFEELEKHKDKIENEIKGLIWERMEEKRACRIAIYKNIKGSIKYLSEEDYPEIIEWASKTMKEFSNVLSRYIKRV